The DNA region ATACAGGTAATACACGCAATTTAGCCAATAGTTTATCGTTCATTTAATTTAAACATTTATAAAGCTAACTTACCACGGTTAGATACTTAACCAGGCTAGATGGGCCAGGGCCCATATACCAGCGAAGTAAGCTGTATTCGACTCCTGCTACGCAGCAAAACTTTTGTATGTATATCATGTTATGTTCGCGATACCTCCGAGGATTCTTATAAAAGGCTATTTATTCATGACTTATTGGGTTATTATTAACTGAGCGCGTTTTGTATAGGGTTTCTAATGGTTAAAATGCGCTAACGATTTAAACTATAAAAACAGATACCTGATAATAAAGTAACAATTTTTTCCCTCTTAACCCTCTAGTGCatgacataaaaaaatatataactacTTGAAGTTTTAAGAAGCTTATGTTTTATAGATTTCGCCTTCGGGAAGTGTATACCGATCTACGAGAGCGAAGTGGATGaaggcgcgctgtaccagtGAGTACCAATATTTACTTTCAATTTAAAACTACTTTGAAATGCTGGTGCCAAGTTAAatgatgatatttttatttactcgAAACCTAACCTCAGCAGGCGCCCTCCGCGTCAATTAGctacaataaattttatcttttatttttaccatACAGAGCTAAATTTAAACTAGCAAATTTTGATATTCAGTCGTCAGGAGGATAAGGAACAACGAGGTAAAAGGATTGGATCGCAGGTGTGAAAATGCTCATTCATTTTCCTAAATATCCTTAACAGAGGTACATTGTACCCTTCAGGTAGTGCCACCCTCGTGTCACCGTTGTTACGTAGGTGTAACCTGTCATATAAAAGCATATGGAATAGAACTTTAGTCCCAAGTTTGAGAGCCAGAAAAATAGGATTTGGATTTACCTTTTTTTCTCAATAGGTATGCTTAAACTAGACCCTGTCAACAACATTGTACATATTAGTCTTTTAGACTGTGGCAGCCTTTTTCTTAGTGTAGGTATCGTGACGTTAGACACGAAGTGCGTTGGTGGCAATTTTAACCAAAGTTAcgaaatatattatattgttcTACCTTGTATCTATGCAGATTACTTAGGTATAAATATCAGTCATCATTTGTCACACTTGCATCaggtaaaataatatttgtgaAGCGCAAATATTGTCACTAGTATCATACTTGTCAAATCCTTCTCTTTGTTAAACCAAACACTAGTAACTACCTATCTCTGCCTActaaatacttaggtattatATTTGGCAGTAACACTAAGATCAAAATAATTCTATCGTTGAATAGTCATGTGTTGAATCACGgatattttatataagtatgtatttatctgtaTAAATTCTGTATAAACAaattgaaagtgcacctcaccaacatcagggggttgcactcaaatatcgatccggtccaccaccatcttgaaaccgaaaaaccgcacctattctttttgacggagacgcaaatcaaaaccccagcggacgcgtcgtacctcaactacccaggctactcactggaacataagttcagagcacgtgctggggtctgtgtgtacgtccgcgacgacatttgctgcaagcgtctccgttgctttgaggctgccgggttttccactttgtggattatggtcgactcgggctcagagaaaactctgtatgcctgtgtctaccgatcgcacagcggaaaccaggagacaactaggctctttgaccaccttactgagatggcagataaagcccaacagcggtaccccgcggctcaactcgtattccttggggactttaacgcccaccacgaggagtggctgttcccgtacaagaatacttgccacgctgggagggaagcgcgcaaatttgctgtatccctaaaccttacccagctggtaaatgttgcgacgcggataccggatgtttctgaccatacacccaattgccttgaccttctgctgacaactgatccagacaggcactcggtttcggtctcagctccgctaggatcgtccgatcactgtctggtgaaatccgtgtcgatccactctcctcctgatctctgccctaggggcacgaggagagtatggcgatacgagtcagcggactgggatgagatgcggcatttctttgcgtctttcccctggcagcaggtctgtttttcttcgggtgacccctcgtgttctgctgaggctgttgcggatgtgattcggcagggaatggaatatttcattccgttctccgacctatcgctcgatcacaagacccgagcatggtacagttcggactgtgctcgagccgaggctcttaagcagtctgcataccaggcttgggtactagcccgcgataccaaagctggagcacagagggttcgcgcgaagaaaaaagcctttaactcagctgccaagtcctgcaaacgggtgcttcgaaaggctcgattcgaccacgtcagtcgaataggggccaaactcgcctcctaccctcctggtagcaagcggttctggtccctgtcgaaagcggtcgaatccaacttctgcccacccacattgccacctctgcagaaacctgatgggacactggcccactccgcgacagagaaagctaacttgtttgcttctctgtttgcgagcaattcacgtctagatgcaggctcaaaacttccacctacgctatctcattgcagttcctctatgcagagaattgctatacatcaaaaagaggtacgccgagctctgctgaatcttgacgtgaataaggccaatggaccagacggtatacctgcacgtgtactaaagcagtgtgcgcctgagttgtctcctgtactgacacgcctgtaccgcctctctctccaaacaagaacggtgccgaaatcctggaagcttgcaaacgtgcagccagtacccaagaagggtagtcgtgctgatccctgcaattaccgaccaatcgccattacctccatgctctgtaaagtcatggaaagggtacttaacggcaaactgctggcatacctcgaagcaaatgatctgctcagtgaccgtcaatatggctttcgccgaggtcggtctactggggatcttttagcgtatgtcacgcactgctgcggcgaggccatcgagaggaacggtgaagcgcttgctgtttcactggacatctcgaaggcctttgacagggtttggcacgcaagtctccttagcaagcttcctgcttacggcatccctgctgatttttgtagctggctatctgatttcttgagtgaacggtcgatcagagtagttattgatggctgctcttcggacctcatggccattgacgccggtgttcctcaggggtctgttctctccgcaacccttttcctgctccacattaacgacatgctgcaacccagcattgtaggttatgcagatgacagtacggttgttgagagatatttggctagtgcaagggacagcagggaggatatacgttcacagagagaggccatggttgagcgaatgaacttgacccttagtctcgtttcccagtggggtgatgacaatctggtcacgttcaatgcctccaaaacgcaggcgtgtctattttccgctaaacggagtccattcgacctgactccttctttccggggtgcatctgtacctattaccgacagcctggaactcctcggcatggagctgagttcagtcctcggtttcggcagcttcattgagtctaaagcacaaactgcggccagaaagctgggcgtcctaaataaggtgaagcgatacttcacacctggacagcttctaacactttacaaagctcaagtccggtcgtgtatggagtattgcagccacctgtgggatggctcagctaaataccaactcgccgctttggactcagtggagcgcagagccaggaggatgattggcgacaagaagctaacggctaagcttcagactttggcccatcggcggaaagtcgccagcctgtcggtattctacaggttgcacttcggggagtgtgcccaagagctacacgagctcattccaccgtccccattctaccatcggacttttagacgcacggccggtttccatccttacttggtagatattccgccaattcgtactaagcgctttgcttctactttccttatgcgcactgccaaggaatggaattccttgccggcgtctatatttccgtgctcttataacccggcaaccttcaaatcaagagtgaacaggcaccttctgggcgagctcgctccatcgtaggccacgtctacgcctcggctagtctgtggccatgagtaaacccatgcataataaaaaaaaaaaaaaaagtatgaagtatgtatatcgtcgcctagcacccgtAGTACAAGATcggcttagtttggggctactGGGGCTAGGtttatctgtgtaagatgtcccctaatatttatttatttaatgtttctTTGTTCAGATATGACATGAGCTCGGAACAGCTGCAATGGTTCGAGGAGGAGCTGCAGCGGCTAGCGTCCCGCGGTTACCGCTGGGAGCACGCCTACACGCAGTGCGTGCTGCAGGCAATGCTGTACACGCTACGCCAGGACCTGTCAgtaattcttaaaaaaaaaacttaaaagattaaaaaaatacctaaaagatttcaatttgaaaaaaaaaacttaaaagatttgataaaaaaaaacttaaaagatTTAAGATTAAAGAGATTGAGTTTGGAAATACAGTTCACtttaaaaatcttattaaatGTATAGGCTATGGTTCGAGTTGATTTCTCTTCAATGTTCTTAACGGATACACTTGTTTAGCAGCACTTGTGGTTTGAGTGCTGTAGCCTGTTTTATGGGCTCACTGGTTTGTTTGATTTGATCTCGGCAACTGATAGATCGTGTTCGCGTCAAAGCATTAGTGTTGTCATTAAAAGAGTGGTTCTGAATGAGACTAAGGCTTAATTTTTCTTAAAGCTATTGGAAattattagtcaaataaaacTATAGTCAAGGCATTTATAATTATCTATCACATGAGTAATCTGCCATATCGATTGATATATTAAGTCTTTTCAAATTTCAGAGACCCAACAAAGATCAATCAAAAAATATGCGACCATTTCGTGGACCCCAAACTAGGTTCCGATGTCGCTGATACAACTGAAGAAGATGTAAGTAtatatgcgaagttaaggatTATCGAGATTCTTTTACGGCGTGACTGATGTTGTGTTGTTTTTCTAGAATGAACCCGATGAACAAGAGGCCTACATTCGTTTTACTCCTAACTCTCAACTTGACTCAAATTATGCCAATGAGGTGTATAGCCCTCCGTTAACCGACGAGGAAGCTGCTGAACTTCTTATTCCAAAAGGTATTTGGATACTTGCATTTCGGCCATTGACTGTAGGCGTATAGGAATCTAAGGATAATAAACTTGTTTTCATTTTTATAGGGCCCATAATATCTGATGAAGATCAAGTAATCTCAGCTGAAGAAACCCCAAGCGATAAATTACGCGATCTAATGTTAATGAGTGGAGACGAAGAGTCTCCTGTCATTCTACCTTTTGAGGGTTTTCGAGAGAGAATTAGGGCTGCTCAAAAAGCTAGAGCCGCTGATCCCGAAGCGTATGCCAGCGCTATTGTGGATAAAATAAAGAAGTCTTTGCCTATAATTAGCGCAAATAGAGCTGAAGATACCGGAGGATATGATGAAGAGCGCCTAGGTGCTCATTATAGAAAGATGAAAGTAAAAGCACCTCCGTTCACGGCTGAGTATATCCTCGGAAATAATGTATCGCCTCTTGATGCAGAGGTGCTCTCAAACGCCCAAGAAAAGTACAAACAAAGCTTCGCTGAGAAAAATTTCCCATTTGAATATGAAAATCCTAGCGATTTACCTGAACAAAGAATTTACTTCGACGATATGGAAGAGGTACCCTATGATATGGGTAGCGGAGAGCTTGAAAACTGGAAAGGTAACTTGAGCTAaagttgtttattttataaaggtTAAACGGTTATAAGACTAATGTTGAATCTTTTACCTTATCACAGATCTCAATATCCCGGAATCTGAGGCGAAACATTCCAAGAATATGGAGTACTTGGTGAATTACTGGCGCCAAATTGTTGATTCCAAATTAAAGCCGCAAGGAGCTCTCTATGCTGAAGGTGGTCCCCTAAAGGCTGAGGATTTGCAAGGTGAGTTTTGATATCCATATTATGATGTTTGTATGTTATAACAACAACGATTGTTGCTTCGTTGCTTTTTTTGCGTTGTAGGTACAGGCAGCAACATTATTTCACTCCATCTTGTTGAAAGACTTCATCTTTCTAAGTTCATACTTTGAGTTAACCGAACGTTCTGCTTTATTTACGGCTATTCAATTTCACATTAGCCCTCCATAACCCTAGGAGCTGGAATGGCAGTAACAATTGACGCAAAGTTGTTTCAAATACCGACCATGTTTCAGGtgaaaattcaaaattttaccCCGAGGATTTTCAAGATTTACTAACTAAAGATTGGGGGTTTATGCGTAGGGAACGAGATGATGTTAAAAAGCCTGGGCCTCGCCTGGACGCGAAAGTCCTAAAGCATTATTTGCACCAGAATAAGTCAGTGACAGGTTAGTGTCACTAAGGCCTGAGATGTGCTAGAGCTGTCGTCGTTTCTTGAAAAACTAAATGCCTCAAACGTATTTTCTCGAATATTCGAACGCTGGTAGCAGCGCGACAATAATTATTTGCATTTAATACGATAAAACGCACTTCTTTATCTAGAACTTCGCACTAAATGTTTCCCTTCCATTGCAGCACTATTTCCCCTTAACACTCAAGGCATGAGGTTGTGGGTTCCCCTCACATAATGCGTACTGTGTATAAGTgttgtgttttttaaattatatcatTGTTATATCATTTTATATCTTTCTATTCGTATTTTCGTGTGCTGGTTATTCCATTAGCTATCCCTTCTTGGATTCTGACAATAATAAATCATTGGTGTCGTCACGTTTCAATTAGGCAATGTTCTGTTTCATGTGCATCTTCATTTCGTATgacttcttttgtttttttgtttcttttgccACTTTAGAACACTACTGTGCAAGGTAGTTTAATTGCCTTAGCAATTAAAATTGCGATGAAgccaaaattataatttaatttgtctgacgctttaataaaacaaaaatattgtgggTAATAGGCTAAATATGTTTATCTGACGAAATCAATTTTTATGAGCTATAACGGTGAAACGAATGAATTTGCATGAATTTATTCCTGTGTGTGTCACGTATGCCGTATTTCTTTACTATGGCcaaatgtgatatatttttacgaTTTTGTATTTGCAGGTCAAGGCACGCCTAGCGCACAAAAGTTTACCGGCGTCCATGATCACAATGACTACGATTACGATCCTTCTTATGCGTACGTCCTCTTCAAAAACCGGTATGCACATTCCTCTTATGATCATTGGTATTtagaaatgtacctacataatcagAGAATTGAGTGCtaatttgtattatttaattcCCACAGGTTGTTTAACAATTGGGATGTCGGCGTCTcttttatcaaaaaaattgaagaaaaactGGGATTAGAGGACAAAACTTTCACAAATCCTCGGTATGAAATTAAAGTTGGCAAGCTCAGAAGTAGATTATTTTTCTAGACACTAAAATCTTATCTAATATATTTTTGCAGAGTGGACAAGGGAGAAGTAACGTTCAAAGTCGAGAAGAATAGTAAGGGATATGATGCAAGCACTGTAGCTAAGCGTATTGGTAAGACAAGGCATTTTTTAATGCAACGATGAAAGTCGTGTTAGATTGATACTTTGTATATTTTACTGTACCTACTGTGTATATTTCAGATGACATCAAAGACGAGTTACGGCGTGAGACTGGTGTTAAAATTTTGGCAACAGGTGTCGGAGATCGAGTAAGTCCTTTACAAATACCTACACAGAAATACATGTCGGAACATCTCATCCTCGGAGAGCCAATTACCGCCTGATTTACGATGaaaatggtttaaaaaaaaatattgttgaaTTACAGAGCAAACGACCAATAATAGAGCATTCAGAGTCTTCTGAGACTCAAATATTCGGCTTGGAGCTCCCAGTGCTGATGGCTCTAGTGGGCAGCTTGTCCGTTCTTCTGGTGGGTGGCGTAGTGTTCGCTGTGCTGCTGAAACGAGACCTGAACGGGAAGAGGAAGATGCAGGGACTGTCATCGGCTGCTGACATCGACGCTGAGGCTACTAGAGACTACCAAGTAAAGGTTTATTTCTGAACACATATACACAAATACAAGTAGTTGCTTGGGAAAATATTTgctacttatatattttttttcttactaGCAATGTGTGTGTATAAAGTtgaaacagatttttttgaccTTAAAACttggtatttttttacaaatttctaTTTTATACCAACCCAGCCAATATTGCTGCTCTTTGGAAAAGCTTTGCTTTGTCCATGAATATATTTTGACATGACGACATTTTGATCAGTTTTTATACAATCACGAGATTCTTATTTTTCTAAAAATCATAGAAAAATAACAGAAGTATCTAAAgataataagtaagtaagtatataaattAGCATAAGGATAAATAGTAACCAATATGTATGTTTGAAGGAGCTGTGTCGCGCGCGCATGTCTGGCAAGTGGTCGGGCC from Cydia fagiglandana chromosome 6, ilCydFagi1.1, whole genome shotgun sequence includes:
- the LOC134665303 gene encoding receptor-type tyrosine-protein phosphatase N2 isoform X2, whose protein sequence is MSRQRPALWALALLCTLASSHADGNIGCLFSSTLCIEGAEWCYDDFAFGKCIPIYESEVDEGALYQYDMSSEQLQWFEEELQRLASRGYRWEHAYTQCVLQAMLYTLRQDLDPTKINQKICDHFVDPKLGSDVADTTEEDNEPDEQEAYIRFTPNSQLDSNYANEVYSPPLTDEEAAELLIPKGPIISDEDQVISAEETPSDKLRDLMLMSGDEESPVILPFEGFRERIRAAQKARAADPEAYASAIVDKIKKSLPIISANRAEDTGGYDEERLGAHYRKMKVKAPPFTAEYILGNNVSPLDAEVLSNAQEKYKQSFAEKNFPFEYENPSDLPEQRIYFDDMEEVPYDMGSGELENWKDLNIPESEAKHSKNMEYLVNYWRQIVDSKLKPQGALYAEGGPLKAEDLQGENSKFYPEDFQDLLTKDWGFMRRERDDVKKPGPRLDAKVLKHYLHQNKSVTGQGTPSAQKFTGVHDHNDYDYDPSYAYVLFKNRLFNNWDVGVSFIKKIEEKLGLEDKTFTNPRVDKGEVTFKVEKNSKGYDASTVAKRIDDIKDELRRETGVKILATGVGDRSKRPIIEHSESSETQIFGLELPVLMALVGSLSVLLVGGVVFAVLLKRDLNGKRKMQGLSSAADIDAEATRDYQELCRARMSGKWSGQQTTTAPHPADPPQRITSLSREPDGNSPSTRSSTSSWSEEPALTNMDISTGHMVLAYMEDHLRNKDRLEQEWRALCAYEAEPCATNAAMKEENTGKNRYADVLPYDHSRVTLNKLSNHLGSDYINASTITDHDPRNPAYIAAAGPLAHTAPDFWQMVWEQGSVVMVMLTRLTENGQQLCHRYWPEEGSELYHIYEVHLVSEHIWCDDYLVRSFYLKNQRTGETRTVTQFHFLSWPENGVPASTKALLEFRRKVNKSYRGRSCPIVVHCSDGAGRSGTYCLIDMVLNRMAKGAKEIDIAATLEHIRDQRPRTVATKQQFEFVLMAVAEEVHAILKALPAQLQQMQEKKDKEKDKDKEKEGSEKEKPNN
- the LOC134665303 gene encoding receptor-type tyrosine-protein phosphatase N2 isoform X1, coding for MSRQRPALWALALLCTLASSHADGNIGCLFSSTLCIEGAEWCYDDFAFGKCIPIYESEVDEGALYQYDMSSEQLQWFEEELQRLASRGYRWEHAYTQCVLQAMLYTLRQDLDPTKINQKICDHFVDPKLGSDVADTTEEDNEPDEQEAYIRFTPNSQLDSNYANEVYSPPLTDEEAAELLIPKGPIISDEDQVISAEETPSDKLRDLMLMSGDEESPVILPFEGFRERIRAAQKARAADPEAYASAIVDKIKKSLPIISANRAEDTGGYDEERLGAHYRKMKVKAPPFTAEYILGNNVSPLDAEVLSNAQEKYKQSFAEKNFPFEYENPSDLPEQRIYFDDMEEVPYDMGSGELENWKDLNIPESEAKHSKNMEYLVNYWRQIVDSKLKPQGALYAEGGPLKAEDLQGENSKFYPEDFQDLLTKDWGFMRRERDDVKKPGPRLDAKVLKHYLHQNKSVTGQGTPSAQKFTGVHDHNDYDYDPSYAYVLFKNRLFNNWDVGVSFIKKIEEKLGLEDKTFTNPRVDKGEVTFKVEKNSKGYDASTVAKRIDDIKDELRRETGVKILATGVGDRSKRPIIEHSESSETQIFGLELPVLMALVGSLSVLLVGGVVFAVLLKRDLNGKRKMQGLSSAADIDAEATRDYQVKELCRARMSGKWSGQQTTTAPHPADPPQRITSLSREPDGNSPSTRSSTSSWSEEPALTNMDISTGHMVLAYMEDHLRNKDRLEQEWRALCAYEAEPCATNAAMKEENTGKNRYADVLPYDHSRVTLNKLSNHLGSDYINASTITDHDPRNPAYIAAAGPLAHTAPDFWQMVWEQGSVVMVMLTRLTENGQQLCHRYWPEEGSELYHIYEVHLVSEHIWCDDYLVRSFYLKNQRTGETRTVTQFHFLSWPENGVPASTKALLEFRRKVNKSYRGRSCPIVVHCSDGAGRSGTYCLIDMVLNRMAKGAKEIDIAATLEHIRDQRPRTVATKQQFEFVLMAVAEEVHAILKALPAQLQQMQEKKDKEKDKDKEKEGSEKEKPNN
- the LOC134665303 gene encoding receptor-type tyrosine-protein phosphatase N2 isoform X3, with translation MSRQRPALWALALLCTLASSHADGNIGCLFSSTLCIEGAEWCYDDFAFGKCIPIYESEVDEGALYQYDMSSEQLQWFEEELQRLASRGYRWEHAYTQCVLQAMLYTLRQDLDPTKINQKICDHFVDPKLGSDVADTTEEDNEPDEQEAYIRFTPNSQLDSNYANEVYSPPLTDEEAAELLIPKGPIISDEDQVISAEETPSDKLRDLMLMSGDEESPVILPFEGFRERIRAAQKARAADPEAYASAIVDKIKKSLPIISANRAEDTGGYDEERLGAHYRKMKVKAPPFTAEYILGNNVSPLDAEVLSNAQEKYKQSFAEKNFPFEYENPSDLPEQRIYFDDMEEVPYDMGSGELENWKDLNIPESEAKHSKNMEYLVNYWRQIVDSKLKPQGALYAEGGPLKAEDLQGQGTPSAQKFTGVHDHNDYDYDPSYAYVLFKNRLFNNWDVGVSFIKKIEEKLGLEDKTFTNPRVDKGEVTFKVEKNSKGYDASTVAKRIDDIKDELRRETGVKILATGVGDRSKRPIIEHSESSETQIFGLELPVLMALVGSLSVLLVGGVVFAVLLKRDLNGKRKMQGLSSAADIDAEATRDYQVKELCRARMSGKWSGQQTTTAPHPADPPQRITSLSREPDGNSPSTRSSTSSWSEEPALTNMDISTGHMVLAYMEDHLRNKDRLEQEWRALCAYEAEPCATNAAMKEENTGKNRYADVLPYDHSRVTLNKLSNHLGSDYINASTITDHDPRNPAYIAAAGPLAHTAPDFWQMVWEQGSVVMVMLTRLTENGQQLCHRYWPEEGSELYHIYEVHLVSEHIWCDDYLVRSFYLKNQRTGETRTVTQFHFLSWPENGVPASTKALLEFRRKVNKSYRGRSCPIVVHCSDGAGRSGTYCLIDMVLNRMAKGAKEIDIAATLEHIRDQRPRTVATKQQFEFVLMAVAEEVHAILKALPAQLQQMQEKKDKEKDKDKEKEGSEKEKPNN